A single window of Eucalyptus grandis isolate ANBG69807.140 chromosome 1, ASM1654582v1, whole genome shotgun sequence DNA harbors:
- the LOC120294092 gene encoding dnaJ protein ERDJ2A-like, whose protein sequence is MAASEENSALFPIFILTIMALPLVPYTVMKLCHAATKKSKITHCQCSECLRSGKYRRSIFKRISTFSTCSNLTLVLLWIVMIFLVYYIKNMSGEIQVFEPFSILGLEPGASDSEIKKAYRRLSIQYHPDKNPDPEAHNYFVEYISKAYQALTDPISKENFEKYGHPDGKQGFQMGIALPQFLLDIDGASGGILLLWIVGVCILLPLVIAVIYLSRSSKYTGNYVMHHTLSNYYRLMKPSLAPSKVMEVFIKAAEFMEIPVRRTDEEPLQKLFLLVRSELNLDLKNIKQEQAKFWKQHPPFVKTELLIQAQLTRESDSLSPALVGDFRRVLELTPRLLEELMKMAVIPRTAQGHGWLRPAIGVVELSQCIIQAVPLSAKKTTGGSSEGIAPFLQLPHISESVIKRIARKKVRTFQELRDMSLEDRAELLQAAGLSSTEVQDIERVLEMMPSLSIDITCETEGEEGIQEGDVVTIQAWVTLKRDNGLVGALPHAPRYPFHKEESFWFLLADPNSNDVWFSQKLSFMDEAAAVSAASKAIEETMEGLGADAKEKSKAVREAVEKVRSGSRLVMGKFLAPVEGNYNLMCYCLCDSWIGCDKKVNSKVKVLKRTRAGTRGGAALEESIVEDGIEEEEESDEEEYDYESEYSEDEADEQDSKKKGKTANGTVPKKGSSSEGSGTDED, encoded by the exons ATGGCTGCGTCGGAGGAGAATAGTGcgttgtttcctattttcattttGACTATAATGGCGCTGCCTTTGGTGCCTTATACCGTTATGAAGTTATGCCATGCTGCTACCAAGAAATCGAAGATCACGCACTGCCAGTGTTCGGAATGCTTGCGATCAGGGAAGTATCGCAGGTCTATATTCAAGAGG ATCTCTACATTTTCAACATGCAGCAACCTGACATTAGTACTGCTCTGGATCGTCATGATATTTCTAGTGTACTACATCAAAAATATGAGCGGGGAG ATTCAAGTTTTTGAGCCTTTTAGCATTCTTGGGTTAGAACCTGGAGCTTCCGATTCAGAAATAAAGAAGGCCTATAGAAGACTTTCAATTCAATACCATCCTGATAAGAATCCTGATCCAG AGGCACACAATTATTTCGTGGAGTACATTTCCAAGGCTTATCAAGCTCTCACTGATCCTATATctaaggaaaattttgaaaaatatggccaTCCGGACGGGAAGCAG GGATTTCAAATGGGTATTGCTCTCCCTCAGTTTCTGCTGGATATCGATGGTGCTTCTGGTGGAATTCTTCTACTTTGGATTGTGGGCGTCTGTATTCTTTTGCCTCTAGTTATTGCTGTGATATACCTCTCAAGGTCATCAAAGTATACTGGAAACTATGTCATGCATCATACCCTGTCCAATTACTATCGCTTAATGAAACCGTCTTTGGCACCGAG CAAAGTTATGGAGGTCTTTATCAAGGCTGCTGAATTCATGGAAATTCCAGTCCGAAGGACTGATGAGGAACCCCTTCAAAAGCTGTTTTTATTGGTCAGGAGTGAGTTGAATCTGGATCTCAAGAACATCAAGCAAGAACAAGCTAAGTTTTGGAAGCAACATCCCCCATTCGTTAAG ACAGAATTGTTGATTCAGGCTCAGTTAACAAGAGAATCAGATTCCTTGTCTCCAGCTTTGGTCGGTGATTTCAGACGTGTTTTGGAACTTACACCTCGGCTACTTGAAGAATTAATGAAG ATGGCTGTCATTCCTCGCACTGCCCAAGGACATGGTTGGCTGAGGCCTGCAATTGGGGTTGTGGAGCTTTCTCAATGCATTATTCAG GCTGTTCCTCTCAGTGCAAAGAAGACAACCGGAGGATCCAGTGAAGGCATTGCACCTTTTCTGCAGCTGCCGCATATCAGTGAATCTGTTATTAAGAGGATTGCTCGCAAG AAAGTGAGAACATTTCAGGAGCTCCGGGACATGTCTCTTGAGGACCGTGCCGAACTCCTCCAGGCAGCAGGCCTCTCCAGCACAGAAGTACAAGACATAGAGAGAGTTCTGGAGATGATGCCTTCTCTATCAATAGACATTACATGTGAGACTGAAGGTGAAGAAGGCATACAAGAGGGTGATGTGGTCACGATTCAGGCTTGGGTTACACTCAAAAGAGATAACGGACTCGTCGGCGCCCTACCTCACGCACCGCGGTATCCTTTCCACAAAGAAGAAAGTTTCTGGTTTCTTCTGGCAGACCCCAACTCCAATGACGTTTGGTTTTCTCAGAAGTTAAGTTTCATGGATGAAGCGGCTGCTGTAAGTGCTGCCTCTAAGGCAATTGAGGAGACTATGGAGGGATTGGGAGCAGatgcaaaggaaaaaagtaaggCCGTCAGAGAAGCGGTAGAGAAGGTGAGGAGTGGCTCGAGGTTGGTCATGGGCAAGTTTTTGGCCCCCGTGGAAGGGAACTACAATTTGATGTGTTACTGCTTGTGTGATTCGTGGATTGGTTGCGACAAAAAGGTGAACTCAAAggtcaaagttctcaaaaggaCTCGTGCAGGCACTAGGGGCGGCGCTGCACTGGAAGAGTCCATCGTGGAGGACGGGatcgaagaggaggaggagagtgaTGAAGAGGAGTATGATTATGAGAGCGAGTACAGCGAAGATGAGGCTGACGAGCAGGACTCGAAAAAGAAAGGCAAGACTGCTAATGGCACGGTGCCTAAGAAGGGTTCGAGTTCGGAAGGCTCGGGGACAGATGAGGACTGA